The sequence ttcttatatttgtttCAGTATCTTATAATAAATCTCttgcaatacattttttttatatatttgattactttgtttatttcttaggttgtttattttttgcatattcccTAGTTTGATGAATTTTtatgagaacacacacacatatccatatatatatatatatatatatatatatatatatatatatatatatatatatatatgtatggaaaagCCCTAGGTGGTTTTGTCGGGTAGTCTATGGAATGTATTGCAAGTGGCCAAACAGCAAGAAGATCACTATCTCAGGTGATACAACTGTATCTAGCATTGCAAATGTATCTAGCAAACCACCCAGGGGAGAGGATGCAATGACAAAATTAATCAAGAATTTTATTGGTAATTTTGACTACGAAGATATAGATAAAATTCAATCAACGGGAGTCAGCAACTCATCAACctcaataaattaataataataacagaaaggatATACCAACATACCAACCAGATTACTAGATTTCATCTCCATTATTCAATCAAGTCTACATATAGTTATGATGGAATGATTGGTGAGTTTgacaattataaaaaaactaaaccaaataaaaaaaagttaattcaagTCGTAGTATCTTCCCTGAAGTGTTTTTTAATTAATCATTTATAAATCATCATAGCTGTTTCTAATCCTTGCATCTACAGGTTTTAGTAATTAAAAAAGTACCGTCAACTGAATATCATAGGACAACAACATTAGACTTTCAGAAATATACATGGGGAGGCTGAAAAATTACTGAAGGACACAGAAACATACCGTTAGCATTTAgctgatttatttttcaaataacaataataacatcatatatgttctgtatatattaatgactaaacCTTGTTAAGGATAACACTCTTATAACCATAAGTAAGAATCTCTATCTAATTCTTGAcattaattaatgaataaaatatctcTTTTCTGACCAATCCTTCTTGTTTAAGGAGAAGTGTAGAGTCGAGGAGGAGGATATGAGATTTCCCCGTTAGTGCTGTCTCCATATACATTTCCTCCATCTATAATTCCTCCATCTATGATGCCTCCATCTATGATGCCTCCATATCCGGTGCCTCCACTTATTGAGGAACCTACTGAAACGTCATGACCACTACCAGAAGAAATACCTCCATAAGTAATTCCACCTTTTGATCCCCCTCCAATGACTGGGCTGACCCCTTGATGTTTAGCGTTTTTGAGAGCAGTCTGGAGATCAACGCCCCCGGGGAGAGTTGGGTTTTGGCCATCCCCATAATTTACGAAATAGACTTCAGGCTTGCTCTTGGGAGGTGGTGGGACAGTGATAACCTTCTGGCCACCTTCGGCAGTTCCCTTGTTCAGGACATACACAATGTTCTTCTGTTGAGGTGGGGGCACTACAATAGGATCCTGATCACCGGTCCTTTCTGGAAGACGCACAAACAAGATATTGTGCTCAACCTTTGGCGGGGGGACAGGAGGTGGAGGTCCAGTGCGGCGATGCTGCTCAGGTACATTGAAAACGTAGACGTGGCGCATGACTTGAGGCGTGACGCATCTTCCGTCAACGTGGAGGACCTGTCCATGGCTACATGTGAAGGATTCTCTGTAAATTGGGTTATTTTGAAtgtcaatattatcattactatattgaTTGATAGAGGGAGTATGTGCCTCCCCAGGAAAGGTGTCCAAAATTAATGTTGATCCATCATAACTCCCCGGAGGAGGTAATTCATAACGCTGATGCTGGCTGCATTCTGCCGCCACCAGCAGGGACAGGAAAATCTGAGGTCAAAAACGAAAGAATAATTAGTATTAAAAATCAGTCAAAGTATGTATGAGTTTGTGAAATAGGAACTAGTGGTTTTTCAACAAATGGAATGAATATGTTAATTACTTTAGAAAATTGATTACGCAGAATCACATTGTGTTAGAAATTAATCAAAGCAGTTCTTACAAACCTTGCGTGAAATaacctgacataaaaaaaaaaggatattcggTACACACTCGTCTCAGGTACCTGCTAGATTAAGCGTATTATCTAGATAAACATACCcctaaaaaaataatactaaatcaTGTTAGTTAGTCCTTATTCAAAATAAACTAGATTCTTAGCAgatgtatttttttaaaagtattgtttTTGACTTTGAAGGTGTTAAGAGtgactgaaattaaaacaattacaTCCTATGAACAGTTTTTTCCTCATGCACATATTTTCT is a genomic window of Palaemon carinicauda isolate YSFRI2023 chromosome 39, ASM3689809v2, whole genome shotgun sequence containing:
- the LOC137631468 gene encoding uncharacterized protein isoform X1, giving the protein MKLIASIFLSLLVAAECSQHQRYELPPPGSYDGSTLILDTFPGEAHTPSINQYSNDNIDIQNNPIYRESFTCSHGQVLHVDGRCVTPQVMRHVYVFNVPEQHRRTGPPPPVPPPKVEHNILFVRLPERTGDQDPIVVPPPQQKNIVYVLNKGTAEGGQKVITVPPPPKSKPEVYFVNYGDGQNPTLPGGVDLQTALKNAKHQGVSPVIGGGSKGGITYGGISSGSGHDVSVGSSISGGTGYGGIIDGGIIDGGIIDGGNVYGDSTNGEISYPPPRLYTSP
- the LOC137631468 gene encoding uncharacterized protein isoform X2 translates to MKLTTTIFLSLLVAAECSQHQRYELPPPGSYDGSTLILDTFPGEAHTPSINQYSNDNIDIQNNPIYRESFTCSHGQVLHVDGRCVTPQVMRHVYVFNVPEQHRRTGPPPPVPPPKVEHNILFVRLPERTGDQDPIVVPPPQQKNIVYVLNKGTAEGGQKVITVPPPPKSKPEVYFVNYGDGQNPTLPGGVDLQTALKNAKHQGVSPVIGGGSKGGITYGGISSGSGHDVSVGSSISGGTGYGGIIDGGIIDGGIIDGGNVYGDSTNGEISYPPPRLYTSP